One Candidatus Regiella endosymbiont of Tuberolachnus salignus genomic window, GATAAATTAGGCGATTTTTATCAATTAGACATTGATGAAGAGGGGGATCCTTACCTTGGCCAGATGCCGGCAACTCAGAGGATCCCCACTAATAAGGCAGAAAAACATGAAATGAATGGCGAAAATATCGATAAACTGATAGCTGGCATGTCTTCATTCTTAGCCACTGAAACAAATGAAGTAAATTCAGGTGGAACAAAAAGCATTACTCATTCAACAAATGAGCATTTGTTTACTGCTCAACAAAATTAATAAGTATACCGTTCGCCTTTGAAGTTGCCGCTAGGCGGCCAGGGAGTGAGACCGATGAGCGTAGACATACTACGTGATTCGGCGAGCACCCGCAGCCAACAACGCGGCGGCTTCAAAGGCGAACGGTATAACAAGGTCTACAATGGAATGAAAACAGGCAAAACGCTCAATTTACTAAAGTAAATGAGCATTTTAAGTGTATTTTTGACTAAGATTCAGCCTCTAATTTACCAAAAATCAAAGAGCCATTAGTGCCACCAAAACCAAAGGAATTACACAAACTGTATTTTAATTCCTCTATCTCTACCTTACGAGCTTCATGCGGGACAAAATCTAAATCACATTCTACATCTGGATTATGCAAATTAATGGTTGGCGGGATCATTTGGTCACACAACGCTAAAATAGAAAAGATAGACTCTATCGCCCCGGCTGCCCCTAACAGATGCCCGGTCATTGATTTTGTCGAACTGATCGGTATTTTAATCGCCTTTTTGCCGAAAACCGCTTTCATCGCTTCCGTTTCTGCTTTATCACCCACCATAGTAGAGGTGCCATGCGCGTTAATATAACCGATTTGCGAGGGCTCGAGACCTGCATCACGCAATGCGTTTTGCATCGCTAACGCAGCACCTGTCCCCTTTTCCGGAGGTGCAGTCATATGGTAAGCGTCGCTGCTCATGCCAAAACCCATCACTTCGGCATAAATTTTCGCGCCCCGATTTTTTGCATGCTCATATTCTTCTAATACCAAGATACCGGCACCATCACCCAAAACAAAACCATCACGATCTTTATCCCAAGGGCGACTGGCTGTTATCGGACTATCATTGCGCGTTGACAACGCGCGAGCAGCGCCAAAACCACCAATACCCAGCGGAGTACTGGCTTTTTCTGCGCCACCCGCAAACATCACATCAGCGTCGTTGTAAGCAATAATACGCGCTGCATGGCCAATATTGTGCACACCTGACGTACAAGCGGTTGATATAGAAATGCTCGGCCCACGAAGGCTGTATTTAATACTTAAGTGACCTGTGATCATATTCACAATGGTTGAAGGCACAAAACTCGGGCTGATTTTTCGGGGCCCACAACTCATCAGAATACTATGATTTTTTTCAATAAAAGTTAAGCCACCAATACCAGAACCAATGGCGGCACCAATACGTACGCTATTCTCTTCAGTGACCTTAAGACCACAGTCCTCCATAGCTCGTATGCCAGCAGCAACGCCGTACTGTATAAAGGTATCCATTTTACGGGCATCTTTTTTAGGCAAATCAAAATCTTCAGAATTAAAATCTTTTATTAAACCGGCAAATTTTGTGGTATAGGCACTGGTATCAAAATCTGTAATCAGGGATATGCCGCTCTGACCTGCAAGCACATTTTTCCACGCACATTCAACGGTATTACCGACAGGAGATAACATGCCCAGTCCGGTTACAACCACTCGACGCTTAGACAAGGCTGTCCTCCAAAATTAAGGAAGTTAAAGGTTGATGTTATAAAACTTAGGCGGTCGAATGACCGCCTAGATATGTTCGTTTACAGTTGGTGAGACGTAATATAATCAATCGCGGCTTGCACAGTAGTTATTTTTTCTGCTTCTTCATCTGGAATTTCAGTCTCAAATTCTTCTTCCAGAGCCATTACTAATTCGACAGTGTCCAGAGAATCAGCGCCAAGATCTTCCACGAAAGAAGCATGATTTACCACTTCTCCTTCCCTAACACCCAGTTGTTCAACGATGATTTTCTTAACACGTTCTTCGATAGCACTCATGTTCTTAAATTTCCTATCAAAACTCGCTTATGCGATGGATTTCGTAGTTTATAAAATGTTGAAAAAGATGCAACTAAATCTCGGCTATTCAAACCATTATTCTACCTTATTATGTGAGTTTCATCCCAAATAACGCGAATAATTTTCACCTGATTTAGCTCATGTACATGCCGCCATTAACATGTAAGGTTTCACCAGAAATATAACTTGCTTCTTCTGATGCCAAAAATGCAACAGCGCTGGCAATTTCTTCAACTTTCCCAAGCTGACCAGCAGGAATTTGCTCTAAAATGCCTGCACGTTGCTCAGATGTCAATTTTTTGGTCATATCGGTTTCGATAAAACCCGGTGCGACCACGTTAACCGTAATACCACGTGAAGCCACTTCACGTGCTAACGACTTACTGAAACCAATAATACCCGCTTTAGTAGCCGCATAGCTAGCCTGTCCCGCATTACCAGTACAACCCACCACCGAACCAATAGTGATAATACGACCAAAACGTTTTTTCATCATATTATGCAGTACCGCTTTTGATAAGCGAAATACGGAAGTCAAATTAGTTTCTAAAATATTACACCAGTCGTCATCTTTCATGCGCAGCAACAAGCTGTCACAGGTAATGCCTGCATTATTCACCAATATATCAATTGATTTATATTCAGCAATAACCTCTTCCACGAATTTATTGATCGACACACAATCACTAATATTCAATACAAAACCTTTACCTTTATCTATCAGGTAATCATTTATCTTTTTCACCCCCTCTTCACTGGTTGCAGTACCAATAACCGTGGCACCACGTTCAGCCAATAACTTTGCTATGCCCTGACCTATACCACGGCTGGCACCCGTTACCAAGGCAATTTTTCCTCCAAAGCTCATGTCATCCTCTTTCTAATTAATGTTTTAACGCAGATACCAACGAGGCAACATCATTGACTGATTCTGTCACCAATCTAGTAACAATACGTTTGCTCAAACCACTCAAAACACTACCTGGCCCCATTTCTAGCAAACGTTCAACACCTTGTTTTTCAATATATTTAACAGACTCTACCCAACGAACCGGACTATAAATTTGACGTACCAAAGCGTTACGAATAACCGTCGGTGATCTTTCTACCCGAACATCTACATTATTTACCACTGAATAATGAGGTGGATTGAAGGTGACTTTCTCAAGCGCAACAGCCATTTTGTCTGCAGCAGGTTTCATTAGTATGCAGTGAGAAGGAACACTAATGGGTAAGGATAACACGCGCTTTGCACCCGCCTGTTTACAGGCAAGCTCTGCTCTCGCTACCGCTGCTTTGTTGCCAGCGATAACCACTTGATTGGCTGAGTTAAAATTAACCGGTGATACTACCTGCCCTTGCGCTGATGCGGCACAAACTTGCTCAACGGTATCATTATCTAAACCAATAATGGCAGACATGGCACCAGTGCCTACAGGTACCGCTTCTTGCATCAATTTACCACGCAGTTCAACCAAGCTGATAGCTTGTTTAAAATTTAACACTCCCGCGCAAACTAAAGCAGAGTATTCACCTAAACTGTGACCCGCCATGATAATAGGATGATTCACTTTATGCTGTTCTCGTAGCGCATTCCAAAGCCGCCAAATAGCCACCGAGGCAGCAAGCAATGCAGGCTGGGTGTGCCAAGTTTTATTTAACTCTTCTATCGACCCTTGTTGCACTAATTGCCACAAATCGTAACCTAATACCGATGAGGCTTCATTGAATGTTTCTTTAACAAGTGGAAATTGAGCCGCTAGCTCCGCTAACATCCCCACTGCCTGAGAGCCTTGTCCTGGAAAAACTATCGCGAATTTTGACATTGCTATTCACCTGTTTTGTAAATCAAAAACGAATCAACGCTGAACCCCAGGTAAGGCCACCACCAAAGGCTTCCAGCAGTAACAGTTGCCCGCGTTGAATCCGTCCGTCACGCACTGCTGCATCTAACGCAGAAGGCACCGACGCGGCAGAAGTGTTACCATGCTGATCTAAGGTGATCACCACTTTTTTCATGTCCATTTTTAATTTTTCAGCCGTTGCTTTAATAATACGTAAGTTAGCTTGATGAGGTATCAACCAATCTAGTTGGCTATGACAGATATCATTCGCCTTTAGCGTTTCATCGATAATCTTCGCTAATTCATTAACTGCAATTTTAAACACCTCACACCCTTTCATAGTGAGATAGGCGGGCTGATCTTGAGAATGCTGATGAGGCAGTGCCAATAGATTCCCAGAGCGACCATCGGCATGCAAATGTGTTGAAAGAATATCGGATGGTAGGGTGCGATCAATATCAGAGCCTGTTGATGCGCTTAACACCACCGCTCCGGCACCATCACCAAATAAAATGACTGTGCCACGATCTTGTTCATCAAGCATACGGCTAAGGGCATCAGAACCAATCACCAAAGCATTTTTTACCGTACCACTTTTGATAAATTTATCAGCAACACTGAGAGCATAAATGAAGCCAGAGCAGGCCGCTGCTAGATCAAAAGAAATAGCATCTTTAATTCCTAACATTTGCTGTATTTGGCAGGCTGAGCTCGGAAAAGCGTGACTCGAAGAAGTCGTAGCGACAATAATTAAACCAATGTCATTTTCATCGAATTTTTTGGGTTTTCGTACTTTTTGTGCCATCTCTAATGCTTTTTTGGCAGCATGGCACCCCATGCTAGCCACGGTTTCATGAGCTTTGGCTATCCGTCTTTCCTTTATACCAGTACGAGTCACAATCCAATCGTTGGTGGTATCCACCATCTTTTCTAAGTCCGCATTACTGCGTACTTCTGCGGGCAGATAACTCCCCGTCCCGAGAATCTTAGTGTTCATTTTATTATCGGCTACCCTTTATTAGACCTCTTTCCAAACCTACTAGGTGACGCGGATCCTGCGTTGCCCGGTGCTCGCAATCCTCATGTACTTATGGCAATGAAGGTTGCTGTGCGCCGGACGCCTTGACTTCGCATAACGAACTACGGTTTGGAAAGAGGTCTATTGTCACACTTTACTATCATAAAAAATCGGCAAAGGCATGCTTTATACCCTTCGCCTTTGAAGCTACCGCGTTGTTGGCTGCGGTGTTCACCCGAATCACGTAGTATGTCTACGCTGATCCGGTCTCACCCCTCTGGCCGCCTAGCGGCAACTTGAAGGGCTGTGGGTATAACAGCGATAGGTTTTGCCATTAGCAACAACTTGAGTTGTGAATTAAATAGCTACCCCTGCAAGCAGTCTCATAAAAATAAAAACGCTGACCTTATGCCAACGCTCTATTCTATTCCATTTAATATTTGATTTTTTTAGTCTTCACGATGCGACATCTTTTGCTAGGCACTTTTTCTTCGCTGCATCCACTCTAATTGCTAGCGTTTCAACCACTGATTTTTTGGTCGATAAGTGTACTGTTGGAAAAATAACCTTTCTACCACGGTAATATCCTTCCTTTGTCACATGGTGGCGTAGGTGAATTTCATCGGAGGTTTGATCTTTAGAAAGCGTGCCAACAGTCAAAGCGTCATGTGAACGACGCATACCACGTTTAGAACGAGTGGGTTTATTTTGTTGTACGGCCATGGTTACTCCTTAATTTTTTTCTTTAAATTTTTTAATACAGCAAATGGATTAGCGTGGTTTGTCTCTTCAGGTAGTTCACCAAATATCATTTCCGTGGCAGAGACATCACAGTGTTTAGATTCATGCATAGGTACTATCGGCAGTGAAAGAATAATTTCATCTTCAATCATTGCCAGTAAATCCACTTCACCCAATTCATTAACATCAATAGGCTCGTACGCCGCCGGTAATGTTGTAATCCATTCATCACTACCCTGCTTCTTATTAACGATAGGACTGAAGCAGTAGCTGGTACGAATATAATGAGGCAAGGTGCCCCCACAACGCTGACATAGCAATGTTACGTTAACCCCAACATTACCCGTAATAACCGCTAACCCTTGATCATCAAGCGCAAACGATAAAGAAACATCAACATGACTATCTAAACTCACCACAGCCTCAGCAACACGGGTTAACTGCTCGGCAAAATAGACGCCAACATAATCTAAACGCTTTTGAGCACTACGAAGTACATTAACTGTCGGAGGTAATTTTACATTTTGCATAAGATCGCCATAGTGACTGCTCCCCGTCCTATTGGGCGAGGCTTCCCACTTCACAGACCGCCACTTGTGTATGACAAGTCCAGAGCCTATTCGAAATCTCTTGTTTTGTACAAAAAAGACAACTGCGCTTTTTCACTCGTTTTTTCCTTGTCTAAGCGCAGCTCAAAGCAGATTTCGAATAAGCTCTTACTCGGCCTCCATGGGCAGAAACGACGAGATCCGCCGCCTGTAATTCAAATATGCTTTGCTGCCTGATATTCAGTGTGGCGTTAAGCATGCCCTGCTACTGATTGCCGTCATAGCTATGACGAAGTTTTCGCTGCTAGCCGCGCATTCTAACACCAGGTTAGCTGGAAAACCATGCCTTATATACCCTTCGCCTTTGAAGCCACCGCGTTGTTGGCTGTGAGTGCTCGCCCTCATGGTATATCTACGCTCATCGGTCGGTCGCTCTGGCAGCCGAAGGCAACTTCTAAAGGCGAAGGGTATATCCCTGGCTCTAAAAGCCGAGATTTTACGGCATACCGGATAATTTAAAGTCAAAGAAAAGGGTTTTTTTTACGTAAAATTTGCAGGCAATGACGTAATTGATCATCCAAAGGTGCTTCGATACATAAAGTTCCTCCCAACGGATGTTGACAGCATAATGTCGCCGCATGCAAAAATAAGCGATTGAGGCCAGTATTTTGCAGATGACGATCAAATTCTCGATCACCATAACGGTTATCAAAAGCAATCGGATGACCTCTATGCAAAGTATGTACACGGATCTGATGTGTCCTGCCGGTTATCGGACTCGCTTTCAGCAAAGTGGCATGTTCAAAACGCTCTTCAACCTTAAAGTGTGTTTCTGATACTTTACCTTCACTGCTAACTTTCACCACTCGGCCACCATTTTGTAGCACATTTTTCAATAAAGGTGCCTGTACTTTTTTACAGCTAGATGGCCAATGACCTTTTACCAATGCTAAATAATCTTTTTGTATTTTTTTAAGACGTAATTGTTCGTGTAATGCGCGCAAAGCAGAGCGTTTTTTGGCGATCAACAATACACCTGACGTATCACGATCTAAACGGTGTACCAACTCTAAAAAACGGGCTTCAGGCCGTAGCGCTCGTAATGCTTCTATTACGCCAAAATCCACCCCACTTCCACCATGCACTGCGATTCCAAAAGGTTTATTCAATATCAACAAAGCATCATCTTCAAACAAAATACGGGCGGCGAGTGATGAAATTTTATTCAGTTTTACCGAGAGTGTTCTGGTTTCACGTTCGGCCACTCGCACCGGTGGGATACGTATTCGATCACCATTCTGTAATTTATATTCTGGTTTAATTCTCCCTTTGTTAACGCGCACTTCTCCTTTTCGTACAATGCGATAAATCATACTTTTCGGCACACCTTTTAATCTGGCGAGCAAAAAGTTATCAATCCGTTGATCAACGTCATCGGCAGCAATGTCGATTAATTGTACTGATGGATTATCCGTTTTCATAATTAGTAATCCTAAATATACCAAGTAATTAGCGACACTCCTTTTTCTGTGCTTAACTACTAAATTGTCGATTAAAAATACGTTTATACGCTATTTTTATTTAATAGACCTCTTTCCAAACCGTAGTTCGTTATGCGAAGTCAAGGCGCACGGCAACCGGAGTGTACATGAAGTACATGAGGATTGCGCGCTCTGGGCAACACAGGATCCGCGTCACGGAGCAGGTTTGGAAAGAGGTCTAGTTTAACAATTAATGATTACTAACTATACCCAATGAATTTCAAGTTACGGCAAGGCGGCAATCAATCGCATCCCAGGAGTGTATCCCCTTCGTCTTTGAAGTTGCCGCTAGGCGGCCAAGGCGACCGACCGATGAGCGTACGTAGACATACCATGAAGGCGAACACCCGCAGCCAACAACGCGGCGGCTTCAAAGGCGAAGGGGATAAAGGGTATAGGATGCGGTTAACATAATCTTTGCTTAGAGCAGCAAAGTCACCTTGCTATATCACTATCAGCAATGAAATAATGAAGTTTGCCTGATCATACAAAAACGCAGCAATGGCATAAGACGTAGTGTGAAATCAAGCGATGAGCGGGCTGCGGGGAGCCACCAAATCCGGAAAATTAATTTATTAAAGCGAGCCTATACTTAAAGGCGCTATTTTTCAAAAGGAAGAGTAGGTCTATCGAGATAATAGCCCTAAATTTAGGTAGACGTCATAGTCAAGTTAGCAGTGCCGTTAAAAGACCTTGTTTGCTCTGTTTATTCGGCCATGAAAGGTTATTTCTCCGCAGTTTTAATGCCAATATAAAAAAGAACGAGTAAGTCAAGATGAAAAGAATGTTGATTAACGCGACTCAGCAGGAGGAGTTGCGGGTTGCACTGGTAAACGGACAACAGCTTTATGATTTGGACATTGAAAGCCCAGGTCATGAACAAAAAAAAGCAAATATTTACAAAGGTAAAATCACTCGAATTGAACCGAGCCTAGAGGCCGCTTTTGTTGACTATGGTGCAGAAAGACATGGCTTTTTGCCATTAAAAGAAATCTCCCGCGAGTACTTCCCTCGTGATCATTCTTCTAACAGACGCCC contains:
- the acpP gene encoding acyl carrier protein; the protein is MSAIEERVKKIIVEQLGVREGEVVNHASFVEDLGADSLDTVELVMALEEEFETEIPDEEAEKITTVQAAIDYITSHQL
- the fabG gene encoding 3-oxoacyl-ACP reductase FabG gives rise to the protein MSFGGKIALVTGASRGIGQGIAKLLAERGATVIGTATSEEGVKKINDYLIDKGKGFVLNISDCVSINKFVEEVIAEYKSIDILVNNAGITCDSLLLRMKDDDWCNILETNLTSVFRLSKAVLHNMMKKRFGRIITIGSVVGCTGNAGQASYAATKAGIIGFSKSLAREVASRGITVNVVAPGFIETDMTKKLTSEQRAGILEQIPAGQLGKVEEIASAVAFLASEEASYISGETLHVNGGMYMS
- the yceD gene encoding 23S rRNA accumulation protein YceD, coding for MQNVKLPPTVNVLRSAQKRLDYVGVYFAEQLTRVAEAVVSLDSHVDVSLSFALDDQGLAVITGNVGVNVTLLCQRCGGTLPHYIRTSYCFSPIVNKKQGSDEWITTLPAAYEPIDVNELGEVDLLAMIEDEIILSLPIVPMHESKHCDVSATEMIFGELPEETNHANPFAVLKNLKKKIKE
- the fabF gene encoding beta-ketoacyl-ACP synthase II, translated to MSKRRVVVTGLGMLSPVGNTVECAWKNVLAGQSGISLITDFDTSAYTTKFAGLIKDFNSEDFDLPKKDARKMDTFIQYGVAAGIRAMEDCGLKVTEENSVRIGAAIGSGIGGLTFIEKNHSILMSCGPRKISPSFVPSTIVNMITGHLSIKYSLRGPSISISTACTSGVHNIGHAARIIAYNDADVMFAGGAEKASTPLGIGGFGAARALSTRNDSPITASRPWDKDRDGFVLGDGAGILVLEEYEHAKNRGAKIYAEVMGFGMSSDAYHMTAPPEKGTGAALAMQNALRDAGLEPSQIGYINAHGTSTMVGDKAETEAMKAVFGKKAIKIPISSTKSMTGHLLGAAGAIESIFSILALCDQMIPPTINLHNPDVECDLDFVPHEARKVEIEELKYSLCNSFGFGGTNGSLIFGKLEAES
- a CDS encoding beta-ketoacyl-ACP synthase III, coding for MNTKILGTGSYLPAEVRSNADLEKMVDTTNDWIVTRTGIKERRIAKAHETVASMGCHAAKKALEMAQKVRKPKKFDENDIGLIIVATTSSSHAFPSSACQIQQMLGIKDAISFDLAAACSGFIYALSVADKFIKSGTVKNALVIGSDALSRMLDEQDRGTVILFGDGAGAVVLSASTGSDIDRTLPSDILSTHLHADGRSGNLLALPHQHSQDQPAYLTMKGCEVFKIAVNELAKIIDETLKANDICHSQLDWLIPHQANLRIIKATAEKLKMDMKKVVITLDQHGNTSAASVPSALDAAVRDGRIQRGQLLLLEAFGGGLTWGSALIRF
- the rluC gene encoding 23S rRNA pseudouridine(955/2504/2580) synthase RluC, whose amino-acid sequence is MKTDNPSVQLIDIAADDVDQRIDNFLLARLKGVPKSMIYRIVRKGEVRVNKGRIKPEYKLQNGDRIRIPPVRVAERETRTLSVKLNKISSLAARILFEDDALLILNKPFGIAVHGGSGVDFGVIEALRALRPEARFLELVHRLDRDTSGVLLIAKKRSALRALHEQLRLKKIQKDYLALVKGHWPSSCKKVQAPLLKNVLQNGGRVVKVSSEGKVSETHFKVEERFEHATLLKASPITGRTHQIRVHTLHRGHPIAFDNRYGDREFDRHLQNTGLNRLFLHAATLCCQHPLGGTLCIEAPLDDQLRHCLQILRKKNPFL
- the fabD gene encoding ACP S-malonyltransferase is translated as MSKFAIVFPGQGSQAVGMLAELAAQFPLVKETFNEASSVLGYDLWQLVQQGSIEELNKTWHTQPALLAASVAIWRLWNALREQHKVNHPIIMAGHSLGEYSALVCAGVLNFKQAISLVELRGKLMQEAVPVGTGAMSAIIGLDNDTVEQVCAASAQGQVVSPVNFNSANQVVIAGNKAAVARAELACKQAGAKRVLSLPISVPSHCILMKPAADKMAVALEKVTFNPPHYSVVNNVDVRVERSPTVIRNALVRQIYSPVRWVESVKYIEKQGVERLLEMGPGSVLSGLSKRIVTRLVTESVNDVASLVSALKH